From one Candidatus Micrarchaeia archaeon genomic stretch:
- a CDS encoding potassium channel family protein, producing the protein MNVFNVTRERMKKKGVSPDRADFFARENRKRLYFAISLATIFLTLGFVAYHYVEGWDWLTSLYFMSATMTTVGYGDVVPKTTLGRLMTVFFMWVGISIGFYTLYSISKFREVEIDARMKKLIGDSSR; encoded by the coding sequence ATGAACGTTTTCAACGTTACCCGAGAGAGAATGAAGAAAAAGGGCGTTTCGCCGGACCGCGCCGACTTTTTCGCGCGCGAAAACCGCAAACGCCTCTATTTCGCGATTTCGCTCGCCACTATTTTCCTGACCCTGGGCTTCGTCGCATACCATTACGTGGAAGGCTGGGACTGGCTCACCTCGCTCTATTTCATGAGCGCCACAATGACCACCGTGGGCTACGGGGACGTCGTGCCTAAAACCACCCTCGGTCGTCTCATGACAGTGTTCTTCATGTGGGTCGGCATTTCAATAGGATTTTACACGCTCTATTCAATCTCGAAATTCCGCGAGGTGGAGATAGACGCGAGGATGAAGAAGCTGATAGGCGACAGCTCTAGGTGA